One region of Chryseobacterium sp. SORGH_AS_0447 genomic DNA includes:
- a CDS encoding fumarate reductase/succinate dehydrogenase flavoprotein subunit, with product MSKLDSKIPGGPLKDKWKNHKDHMNLVAPNNRDKIDIIIVGTGLAGGSAAATLAEQGYNVKAFCYQDSPRRAHSIAAQGGINAAKNYQGDGDSTYRLFYDTIKGGDYRAREANVYRLAEVSANIIDQCVAQGVPFGREYGGQLDNRSFGGVQVKRTFYAKGQTGQQLLLGAYSAMSRQIGKGRIKMYNRHEMMDLVIVDGKARGIIARNLVTGEIERHSAHAVVIASGGYGNVYFLSTNAMGSNVSAAWKIHKKGAYFANPCYVQIHPTCIPVHGTQQSKLTLMSESLRNSGRIWVPKKIEDAEAIRAGKLRPENIKEEDRDYYLERRYPAFGNLVPRDVASRAGKERCDAGYGIENNDTKEGVYLDFSTEIIKKGKEAAIEKHIHNPTDQQIYDLGKAWIEEKYGNLFVMYEKITADDPYKTPMKIYPAVHYTMGGVWVDYNLQSTIPGCFVIGEANFSDHGANRLGASALMQGLADGYFVLPYTIADYLSADIRTGSIPTASPAFDEAEKGIKEKVEFFLNNKGTHSVDHFHKKLGHIMWNKVGMGRTPEGLREAIAEIAQVKKEFWSDVKVPGDAEGMNTELEKAFRVADFIELGQLMAIDALHRNESCGGHFREDHATPEGEAERDDVNFKYVGAWEYQTDDITTEVLHKEELIYENIEVKARSYK from the coding sequence ATGAGTAAATTAGATTCAAAAATTCCTGGAGGTCCATTAAAGGACAAATGGAAAAATCATAAAGACCACATGAACCTTGTTGCACCGAACAACAGAGATAAGATTGATATTATCATTGTCGGAACAGGGTTGGCAGGTGGTTCTGCCGCAGCTACTTTAGCAGAGCAGGGATATAATGTAAAGGCATTCTGCTATCAGGATTCTCCTAGAAGAGCGCACTCTATCGCAGCTCAGGGGGGGATTAATGCCGCTAAAAATTATCAGGGAGACGGTGACTCTACTTACAGATTGTTCTATGATACGATTAAAGGTGGGGATTACCGTGCAAGAGAAGCCAACGTTTACCGATTAGCAGAAGTTTCTGCGAATATTATCGACCAGTGTGTGGCACAGGGGGTTCCTTTCGGACGGGAGTACGGCGGTCAGCTGGATAACCGTTCATTCGGTGGTGTTCAGGTAAAAAGAACCTTTTATGCAAAAGGACAGACCGGTCAGCAGTTGTTGTTAGGAGCGTATTCTGCCATGAGCCGTCAGATCGGTAAAGGAAGAATCAAAATGTACAACCGTCATGAAATGATGGATCTTGTGATCGTAGACGGAAAAGCAAGAGGGATTATCGCAAGAAATCTCGTTACGGGTGAAATCGAAAGACATTCGGCTCACGCAGTAGTTATTGCTTCCGGAGGATACGGAAACGTGTATTTCCTTTCTACCAACGCTATGGGATCCAATGTTTCCGCAGCCTGGAAAATCCACAAAAAAGGGGCGTATTTCGCAAACCCTTGTTATGTACAGATTCACCCGACGTGTATTCCGGTTCACGGAACACAGCAGTCTAAGCTTACGCTGATGTCTGAATCTTTAAGAAACTCCGGAAGAATCTGGGTTCCTAAAAAGATTGAAGATGCAGAAGCCATCAGAGCAGGTAAATTAAGACCTGAGAACATTAAAGAAGAGGACAGAGATTACTATCTGGAAAGAAGATATCCGGCATTCGGTAACCTGGTACCTAGAGATGTTGCTTCGAGAGCCGGTAAAGAAAGATGTGATGCCGGTTACGGAATCGAAAATAACGATACTAAAGAAGGGGTTTACTTAGATTTCTCTACAGAGATTATCAAAAAAGGTAAAGAAGCCGCTATCGAAAAACATATTCACAATCCTACAGATCAGCAGATCTATGACTTAGGAAAAGCCTGGATTGAGGAGAAATACGGTAACTTATTCGTAATGTATGAAAAGATTACTGCTGATGATCCTTACAAAACGCCAATGAAAATTTACCCGGCAGTACACTATACCATGGGAGGTGTTTGGGTGGATTATAACCTACAGTCTACAATTCCGGGATGTTTTGTAATCGGTGAAGCTAACTTCTCGGATCACGGAGCAAACCGATTGGGAGCTTCTGCTTTGATGCAGGGATTAGCAGACGGATATTTCGTACTTCCTTACACAATCGCAGATTATCTTTCTGCTGATATCAGAACCGGATCCATCCCTACGGCTTCGCCGGCATTTGATGAAGCGGAAAAGGGAATAAAAGAAAAAGTAGAATTCTTCTTAAATAATAAAGGAACCCATTCAGTAGATCATTTCCACAAGAAATTAGGACACATCATGTGGAATAAGGTGGGAATGGGAAGAACTCCTGAAGGTCTGAGAGAAGCAATTGCTGAAATTGCTCAGGTGAAAAAAGAATTCTGGAGCGATGTGAAAGTTCCTGGTGATGCCGAAGGAATGAATACAGAACTTGAAAAAGCATTCAGAGTTGCAGATTTCATCGAGCTAGGACAATTAATGGCAATCGATGCATTGCATAGAAACGAATCTTGTGGAGGGCACTTCAGAGAAGATCATGCTACTCCTGAAGGTGAAGCAGAAAGAGATGACGTTAACTTTAAATATGTAGGAGCCTGGGAATATCAGACGGATGATATTACAACAGAAGTTCTGCATAAAGAAGAACTGATCTACGAAAACATTGAAGTTAAAGCAAGAAGTTACAAATAA
- a CDS encoding succinate dehydrogenase/fumarate reductase iron-sulfur subunit produces MSAKKGLHLTLKIWRQKNSKTKGQFETYKISDVSTDSSFLEMLDILNENIINEGKEPIAFDHDCREGICGMCSLYINGRAHGPDTGITTCQLHMRMFKDGETIVIEPWRSAAFPVIKDLIVDRSAFDRVMAAGGFISVNTSGNTLDANAIPVPKEDADKAMDAAACIACGACVASCKNGSAMLFVGAKVSQYALLPQGRVEAKRRVLNMVKAMDEEGFGNCSNTGACEVECPKGISLENIARMNREYITAFADRG; encoded by the coding sequence ATGAGTGCAAAAAAAGGCCTTCATCTTACCCTAAAAATTTGGAGACAAAAAAATAGCAAAACGAAAGGTCAGTTTGAGACCTACAAAATATCAGATGTTTCCACAGATTCTTCTTTCTTGGAAATGCTGGATATTCTGAACGAAAATATCATCAACGAAGGAAAAGAGCCGATCGCTTTTGACCACGACTGCCGTGAGGGGATCTGCGGAATGTGTTCTCTTTACATCAACGGTAGAGCACACGGCCCGGATACAGGAATCACTACCTGCCAGCTTCACATGAGAATGTTCAAAGATGGTGAAACCATCGTTATCGAACCATGGAGAAGCGCCGCTTTCCCGGTGATTAAAGATTTAATCGTAGACAGGAGTGCTTTTGACAGAGTAATGGCTGCAGGTGGTTTCATTTCGGTGAACACTTCAGGAAATACTTTGGATGCGAATGCTATTCCGGTTCCTAAGGAGGATGCGGATAAAGCAATGGATGCTGCGGCATGTATCGCTTGCGGAGCCTGCGTAGCGTCTTGTAAAAACGGATCTGCCATGCTTTTTGTTGGTGCTAAAGTTTCTCAGTATGCTCTTTTACCTCAGGGTAGAGTAGAGGCAAAGAGAAGAGTGCTGAACATGGTAAAAGCAATGGACGAAGAAGGATTCGGAAACTGTTCAAATACCGGTGCCTGTGAAGTGGAATGTCCAAAAGGAATTTCTCTTGAAAACATTGCCCGAATGAACAGGGAGTACATTACGGCTTTTGCTGACAGAGGATAA